The window TATACCATCGAAacagcaggagagagaaatgaaTGTGTTCTGTACCTACCCGCGCGAAAAGCTCTGCTGTGTGTAGTGAAAGGGCGAATCCACTCTTGTTTGGTATTTCGTTTACGCTGGGTGCGACGCGGTGCTCACCGAGGAATAAAAGGCAAAAACCTGTGGGCGCAAGGTCGATACAGGCAGGCAGAAGGGGGTCGCAGAGAAATTAGTAtggaggagacaaagggacGAAACACGGACCTGCGTTGTGTTGCTGCTTGCATGTTCTCCAGGCCCTTTACGATCTTTCCCCGGATGAAGTTGATGACTTGTTTCTGGTCGCTCAAGTAGTGTCATATATCCTGAACGGCGTAACGGGGACAGACTCATGTACACTGCTGCTTCAACAGGGCGAAGCGGCAGGTCAGTGTCTCTCACAGCTGTACGTGCACCTGGTTCCCCGTCGGAAAGACGATCTTTCCAACAACGATGATATTTATCCGCTTCTAGAGaagtctctccctcttccgctggaagaagacagcgaagtTCACCCCGAGGAGCGGGAATCAAAACGTCTGCAGGCAGCGGAATTCCGCGAATGGCTACTGCAGCTTGCAGCTGACCAGCACCCGCTCCCGTCACGTCCCATTGATATCACTGCGTGAACAGCAAAGACAAGGCGACATGTCTCTTCATTCaattcgcctcttcctctccttgtaGTGTTAAATGCAGGAGCTACACGCTTTTTATTGCAGTTATTTGCCATCGTAGGACTTTCCGAAACCGCGTTTCGGGGATGGATTATGTGCCAGAAGCTCTTGCGTACAGATGCTTCGGGGAAGGATACTTCCAAACTGCATATCATGATATTCGTACAGCGTGTATACCATTGTTGGATTTTCAAATATGAGCTCGACACCACTATGTTTGATGCACCTAACATGATGGACATGAAAGGTACAGTAGAACTTGGATCCACCACGCGAAGGCATATAAAATATCCAAGTTGAAACTTTTTTACATATTATAGAACCTAACGTCTTGGCTAAACAtcccttttcttcgaaacacacttcccttctcgctgtaGTCAGCAAAAGTTTTAGATTTTATATcagtcttcttctgtttAAAAAATCTAGGATTGTCCCCCGAGGTAAAGGATTCCGTTTAGAAAGTTGTGTTGTGCGTGTAACTCTCACAAGAGTCGACACACATCCTAATTGTGATACATGCATCCTGCTGTCATCCGGTTTGTCGGAGCCATCACATCGTCCACTCACGATCCCCCAGCTTTTCTCCTGAAAGAGGACCACAGCAAACTCCACTTTAAGTCCCTCCTTCGTGTGAACAACGTGGGGTCGAAGAGGCAGAGCCACTCCAACAAGGGAACGTCGTGTAACTGCAGATACCATAGGTCCCACTGATGAGGGAAACCTCCTCAAGCTGATGTGCGGCAGGGAGGTCTGGACGAGAGCAAGCCGCCTGCTTACTGCAAGGAGGGCAACCAAGGCAGTCGGCGCTAAAGCTGCGTTCAAATCTCATTTTCAGTTTCAAAACTCACGTAGTTCGTTGAAGACATAGAAATGCTCCCCAACGGACAAACAACCATACTGTCGATAATCCGATCACACGGAGCCCAGCCCGTGGCTCGGCCTCACTTCGTCGGTCACGTGTCTGTCTTGCAATGCAAGTGTTTCTGCGTTCACATCTGAATTTGAGTGTGCATACAAATGAACGTCGGTGCACCCCGTACGCGAACTTCGCCGGGCAAAAGCACGAATTCCGCTCCGTATTGCCAGCCAGCAACACTGTACAACGGAGTTGCCTTTTGTGTATATGTTCCTTACCCACATCTTATGTTCTTAGAATTGGAAGCGAAATGCAAAGTAGCGACACTCCTCCAGTCTTTCCCCCGGACACTACTAAAGTCGACCTCTGATGTTAGGGCACCTCTTAATCGATAGCCTATCATCACTAGGAAGATACCGCGTGGCTTCCTGTGCGCTGCTTTtctgctcgcctcctcttccgtcaCGGATGGGAGGCGCTTGCAAATTCGCCCACCCTACAAAAGGTCTCGCCTGCCACCcgagaacaggagaaagcCGAGACGTACAGGCTGTGTGTGTTGGCCCTTTTTTCGGGTATTTTAGTCCCTCAAAATAAAATAAAACGGTGTGCGACTAGACGCACCGGCTTTAAGCCCACCGCTCCCACACGATCATTTGTTTAGCCTCATGAAAAATTGCCGTCCCTAGCCTCCTGTTGCGGCTCTGGGACATCACCTGTAGAGTCCACTCCTACGGAAGactttctgcttccttctccatcaATTTGTCTTTTTGAACGCGTGACGCCTGGCCTATCACTCCGTATTCTTCCTTGTACtcagggaaagagagcgatATGTGCGTGCCCTGAAATCTTGTGAGCTGCATTGAGTCAAGGAGCTCTTTTGAAATTGGACCGAAATACTCCGCCTTGCGAATCTGAGAAGCACCGAACGGACGGGACGGCACGCGTTGCAAAATAGACTGCGCCGTTCCAATGGGTGTCCTCTAGGTAGCGCCGGGAACTCCCCAGGTTTGCTCCCAAAATCGACTGATCGGAGGAAGCATCTCTTGGCAGCCGCTCGCGTTATTCACAGATTGGCAACTCAACGGCGTTCACACGAAATACATCGGAACCTCCATTGCCTAGGCCATCCAACCCGCTGCACCTTGgccgccgagagaaaaatAGCATTCAATTGGTTTCCTCTACCGCTTCCATACGAGAGATCTGGGGACTTCCCGATCGACACATTTGTATACATTTATGTCCAAACTGCTGTAGAAGATTGTTTTTTCGGTGTCTCACCAACTGAACAACgctgttctctttcgtctcgaaCTGCAACAGAACTTGCGGTAGGAAGACACCCGAGTAGCTGTACACGCAGGCACGTAGGGAATTACAGTTTTTTGCGCTCACGCTGGAAGGCAGCTACCGAGATAAAAGAATCTCTCCCTTCTCAGCAACAGAGATGAGGGATTTTTTCACGCTGGCACCTCTCAACTAAAAGGTGAACTGCTAGAGGGGGTCGCGCGTGTGCCGACCGCAGGGTTTCCCTCGCTGACAGTTGTCATGGCTGTCGTAATAGCATATGAACCTAGATAACACACACGCTGAACTCCTCCTTATAAGAAAGATTAGGTCACTGCGGCCTTTTCTCATGGAATCAAGCTGTGGctacatatgtatgtttACATGTCAGGTGTTTGTCAATACATTGGTGGTTGAGCACATATACTTAAGGAGCAGAGTACGGCTTGCAGGCACAGTCGATCCGTTGTACTAGACGCAGGCGGTTGCAGTTCGACACTACTATGCCATTACCTGCAAAAACTGATGAGGAGAGTAAGAGTTTACAACTACCAATCCAGAGGGGGCTATGTATATACATCCTAAAGGAAACATATATGAGCAAGAGGGCGGGACGCACACATATTCGTAGCAGGATAGGAGAAGGGCTGGCCGATACCGGACTACCTTCTTCTAGCATGGCTGCCATCCAGTAGACGCGACTCTTGTCGAGTGTTCGCAGGCGTGGGAAATTAGTGCAAAATCTCATCAGACAGCAAATAACAGTGTGAGTTAGAAGGGAATGAGACATACTGTTTTCCATTCACGTCGAATTCCGCCGCCAGCCCGTGCATGCCAAGGATCCAGTCCAGGTAGTTCCTGGCCGTCTGCGACAAGAGACAGGACAAAGGGACTCAGAACACGGAGTGTGTACCATACAAAAGTACACCCACAAAAGTGACAGCGgtagagaaaggaaaaagaccAAACGACAACTCCGTCGATGGCGTGGCAAAAAAACGGGGCACTCGACGTGAGCTGAGACGTATCACTACTTGCGTAGCCAGAACCGCCGACTGAGCTCTACAGTGCCGTTACCGACGCTGCAGTCTGATGCTCATTACCGACGCTCTGCTTCTTcacttttcgtttcttcctcgtgtgcATCACACCAGCATTTTCGCTGGAGTTTCGTAGTCTCTTATAACCCGTTCCGAAGGCGATTTCATGCGGCAACGTTGCCGTTTAACTCAAGAGCCTTGCTGGAAAGCGCAGTAGTTTTTTTCGAACGGGAGGAAAACCCCATTGAGTTTACTTTACATCCCCCCTGTATTTCTCTTCAGTCATCTTGCTAGTCTCTACTAGGCAAAACCAACGCGAAAAATTTACTTCGAAGGAATGAAGAACAGTTACGGTGCCCTTCAGCGCAGACACCTCGTCCAGTTCGACCGGAGGGAAGCGTGAGTCTTCCTGTGCGGCAGTCCAGGCATATTGCCCTGAAGAAATTAGAAACATCGAAAACATTTATGGCTGATGGTAGGCGCAAACAATGAGAAGGTTGCATGTGTCTCGACAGAGTTGTAGATAACCGTATGTATACTGGCTGGGACGCATGTACATTTCATACGTGCACGTCTGGAATCTGCGGGTGCACACACCTTTCCCCCAACCATAAACATGAAATAATCTCGTCAAAGAGCCCCAACTGAAGTGACCAGTTTAAAAAAAACGAGGCTCTGGGCGTACTCCTTTTATAGTAGCCGCTGCTACACGGAATCGGTCTGGGACGGGCCTTTTCCACAAACTTATTTGGAGCCTCTCTCGAACTGTTCACAGCGACGCTACTTATAAAACATGACGCTGGATGGCAGCGTGGCAATGAAACGCCACCCGGCGGACGCGTCTGTGCTTTTTTGTGGGTTACAACAGAAACGCTACCACGCTACGGGAGATTTCACGGGAAGACGGGAACACATGGGCCTTCGCAACAGTTGATGTAACTGCAGTAAAATCTCCAAACAGGGTACAGAAAGATTAGACGAAAATCGCAAAAACATACCTATCGTCTCGGGAGGGATAGCCGACAAAGTTCCAATACATCCGCGCAGCTCGTAACCGTCCTCAGATCCGTTGAATACCTCCGGATCTCTTTGGTACCAGGTGACAAACGCAGGGCATCGAAGACCTCTCCTACGCATTTGTACGATTCCGCTGGGAAGTCGAGTTGCTTCTCCGGCACGATTCTGCAAAtagagcgcgagagaaacgtaACTCATGATGTCCTATCACCGCTCGCAGAGATGGATTGGCTCAAACCGACAGTACCCAGTCAGCGAGCGGCTGCATGGCTACATGACTACcggagcgagacgcgccttTGAACCGAAAGGCCCGCCCAGCCTCTAGTAACTGGGCCTTTCTCTGTACCTGAAGGCCACTGATGAGGATATCGAAAGCCCAGCGAACAAAATCTGTCGTTACATCGACATCCTTGCAGCCTGAAGACAAATTACGCGCAAAAAGTGTCCATCCTTCGCTACCACTCCCGTGAGCCGATCTAGTAGCCACGTAAAGCTCAAGAAAAGCGACCCGGACAGCAAAGCATTCAATTGTCGAAGCAGTTTGCTTGAGACCTAAAGTCGAGGACACACCGAGCCCGTTTCTGCGTTGGGAAAGAGACTATTTATGCAGACCGGCGCTTCACCAAGTGAGTGCGCGTGCGCATAAGGTACCGGTAAGTTTCAATCCCTCGGTCGTGACCCATTGAGCTGTAAACCTGTCCGTCGTGCCGCTCGGCAACACCGATGAATCTTGATCCCCGTCTTGGACTCACCGCGAAAAAAGTGTGACAAAAGCCCTGTGCACAGGATCGAGTTTCTTTCTTGCTGGGATCCCCCCAACCccgttcgcttccttttAGCTCAACGACGTCGTCTTACCCGGGCTCGCACCCATCGCATGTCGTCTGTGTCGGATCCCCATGGACAGGGATCTCATTTGTTCCAAAAGCCTTTGAAGATCTACCAACATGCGATTTGGAGTCAGCAACGCCGCTAAGTCGCCAGCATTTGCGTAGATACCTTCGTCCTGGATCTCTCCACCGGCAGTACTGCTTTCATCGATTGGCATGATCACGGTTTCGCCTGTAGGTGAAGATTTCGCTGCCAttctctccgtttgtctCCCATCTTCACCGCCGCTAGCAGCTGACGATGTCAGTGACACATCAAAGACATCCGTCTTCCCGGGGACAGATTCTGTTGCTTGAGACAATTTAATCGGGGCGTCAAAATAGCACACAGAAGCGTTGAGACAAAACAACGCCGCAACAGCGGCAAACAACGATACGAGTCGGCCACCTGGCCGAGACGGGGGACAAACCGACGGCATCGGTGGGACATAAACTCGAAAAGAATAAGCAAAGTATTAAAAAACACCGattcttcggcgtctccttaAAATATGCCACTGTCAAAGACTCATTCTGTGGGGGTAGCTTCGATGTGACTTACGGCTGTATGCAGGCCGACGCGGCAAACCTGCGGCAGAGCTGTCTCTTCATAGACTGTAACGACACGAGCTGTACCATAGGCTACGCTCATCGAGCACACGCACATCTTGTCCTGCAACACAtaagagaaaaaaacgttACATAATTCTCCATCAGGCGAATGCTGCTGCTTCGAAacatcttctctttcctcagaTGAGCGGTTGAACCCAAGGCTCTCCATATAAAGCGCGTAGAGCATGCACCTTCCTGAAGCGACCGCCGGTTTCGAGTGTGCTAGCCGTCGTAGTGTAACACCCTGTCGGACGTGCGAAACATACCGTGTTGTGCAGTGAAAACAATCCATCGTGGTTTGTGTTCGAATCGGATATTCGGTAATTGAGGCAAAGGCCAAATACTTTAAAAGTGTGTGGCATGGGACCGAAAGAACAAACAGGATGATGCATGCTGGTGAGAAAAACCACATCCGCACGCTGTCACGACTCGTACACGCAGCCGAGTTTGAGAAAGGTTTCATGGTTCTGGAACAACAATTCTTCCACAATCGTTGATGAAGGCAATGTTATGCCTTTGGAAGGACATTTCACACGCTGCTGTTACCAAATGGGCAACGGTTAGGGGGAGCGGGACGGGTTAGGGGAGCTGCCACAGCGAGTCCGCTAGGTACAACACACCAAACCATGGCACTGATTCCCGGCGGACTATAGCGCTGCGAAGTCAGATGAAAAGCTGGGAACGCGAACGGGGTTTTCGTAGCTTCAGGTCCGGCTAATGTCTCGTTCCACAAAGTGCGGGGTCTTACTCTCCCCAGTCCCTTCGCCACTTTTTCTAAGTGTAGCGGCAACGTTGACAAACGATCGTCGTCTGCCATGAACAAACCATAAACAATCTATTGATGCACTAACCTgggaggggaagaagtgACTAACTCTGGGTTTATGTGTGCATTGTATCATGCTTTTCAACTCATACCACAGCTTGCGACAAGCGAGATGCAGAAACGACGAGAAAACGTGGCCGGTTTATGGTCGCTAAAGTGTTATTGTGGTGTTCTTGGCCTCTTTACCGGCTGATACATCTTACTGGAAAGTagactgtctcctttggGTTTTGCATTGTTGCTGGTTTTCCAGCGGCCGCAACACCCCTGGAAGTGCCGACTACCtacaagagaaaaaagtgggGAGTATTACGCTTCCGTATGCAGACTCGCCACGAGCCGGTTGTTCTCCGGACTCGGTAGCGCTCACCACAAATGAGCAAAATATGTCAACACTTCAGTACGTGGAACGCAGGCCTCAGTGGACGGGATAGAGACTACAGAGGTGTGTTATCAAACCATTCTCTTGGTGTCTCCGGAGCATCTCAGGGGCACGGCGGAATGCAGATGCTAACGCTCGTGCTGTCACTGAGTGTGTGCCACGACGGCAAGATCCGACGACTATATTACGTTTAAAGATATTCCAGGAACGAAGCCTTCATATCGACTTGGCCGAGTCAAAGACTCGTTGCTATCAATAACCAGCTTCACAGGAGCAGCAGCGTGGTAATGTCTGTTAACCCGTGGACCTATCCTAGTCGTGAACCTGCTAAATTGACGCATACGTATGCATTTGCACGCGTGCGAATAGGATTTGCTAGTGCGTTGTTTCGGCGAGACCGAAAGTAAGCGGTTCTACAGGCGCCCAAAACGACGACCTACAGGATCACACAGTTGCCAGACTACTCGAAGTGACCGTCCAATCATTTTCATGGCGATCCCCCAATTTCCGGTCTCGACCTCCCTCGTCCATCGTCAACAACCCTTACGCGGGAGAGACCTTCAAGATCCAAGGGTGCCTCGCACATCATTGTCGCGGATGCATAAACAGCGTTTTCTAATTCCGCGCCCACCGATATTTCCATCACGGCCATGTCGGCCTGGCTTACCAAGGACAACGCCACTGCTTAGCCACCAACCACCAGTCGAAGGCCGTGGCACTTACATGTGTAGAGCGGTGCTGGGGACCGTGAACAACAATGTGAAATACCATAATGAAAAGTGAGGGAGCAGGTGCCGCTATTGTCCAAACAACGATGAGTAAATTGGGGAAGGAGCTTCAATCCATCAAGGAAGCACCAGACAGAAaccgttttctgcctc is drawn from Neospora caninum Liverpool complete genome, chromosome X and contains these coding sequences:
- a CDS encoding AMMECR1 family protein, related, which produces MQNPKETVYFPDKMCVCSMSVAYAASGGEDGRQTERMAAKSSPTGETVIMPIDESSTAGGEIQDEGIYANAGDLAALLTPNRMLVDLQRLLEQMRSLSMGIRHRRHAMGASPGCKDVDVTTDFVRWAFDILISGLQNRAGEATRLPSGIVQMRRRGLRCPAFVTWYQRDPEVFNGSEDGYELRGCIGTLSAIPPETIGQYAWTAAQEDSRFPPVELDEVSALKGTTARNYLDWILGMHGLAAEFDVNGKHYSGVFLPQVLLQFETKENSVVQLIRKAEYFGPISKELLDSMQLTRFQGTHISLSFPEYKEEYGVIGQASRVQKDKLMEKEAESLP
- a CDS encoding putative BIS(5'-nucleosyl)-tetraphosphatase; translation: MGACATALTLSSAAKGAVLDCSPSVWRLLGTATCELRKHASSCSCSSVPFWPEPFFFCGAPVPEEKVFFSTPRTFAMLAPRPVLPGHAVVTPRRQVKALYDLSPDEVDDLFLVAQVVSYILNGVTGTDSCTLLLQQGEAAGQCLSQLYVHLVPRRKDDLSNNDDIYPLLEKSLPLPLEEDSEVHPEERESKRLQAAEFREWLLQLAADQHPLPSRPIDITA